A stretch of the Desulfobacter sp. genome encodes the following:
- a CDS encoding ISL3 family transposase, translated as MSTSFIYHAFGLRDYFYKTTRFIGGIITFELIPKPEAVKCPECNSRSVTRKGIVTRDLRTIPVGSKPVILRTAIQRIWCSFCQFVRQIKLSFAQEGKSYTRAFERYVLELSQFMTIKDIAIHLRISWDTIKQIQKEDLLRRYRNIPLEKVRQIAIDEISIGKGHKYLTIVMDLESGRILHVGEGKGGEALKSFWTKVKISKAKIKAVSIDMSPAYLSAVIENLSGSAIVFDRFHVVKLFNEKLSDFRRKLYNLLANTGQQKLLKGVRWLLLKNPENLSDDKKEAQRLEEALKINQPLLVVYYMKEELRQIWNQKKKETAEKIVSNWINLANISKIPMLMKFAKTLAVHRQRILSYYDYRISTGPLEGTNNKIKTMKRKAYGYRDSEFFRLKLLDLHNKRYALIG; from the coding sequence ATGTCCACAAGCTTCATATACCATGCCTTTGGCCTTCGTGACTACTTTTATAAAACAACACGTTTCATCGGTGGAATAATCACTTTTGAACTCATACCAAAACCGGAGGCGGTAAAATGCCCGGAATGTAATTCCAGGTCCGTCACCAGGAAAGGGATTGTGACAAGAGATCTCAGAACAATACCGGTAGGTTCAAAACCCGTGATTCTCAGGACGGCTATCCAGAGAATTTGGTGTTCGTTCTGTCAATTTGTCCGGCAAATCAAACTATCCTTTGCCCAGGAGGGGAAAAGCTATACCCGGGCTTTTGAACGGTATGTCTTGGAGTTGTCTCAGTTCATGACAATCAAAGATATTGCCATCCATTTAAGGATCAGCTGGGATACGATAAAGCAGATCCAGAAAGAAGACCTGCTGAGGCGTTATCGAAATATCCCCCTTGAGAAAGTCCGGCAGATTGCCATAGATGAAATTTCCATAGGGAAAGGGCATAAATACTTGACCATCGTGATGGATCTGGAATCCGGTAGAATTCTGCACGTGGGAGAAGGAAAAGGTGGTGAAGCTTTGAAATCTTTTTGGACAAAAGTGAAAATATCGAAAGCAAAAATCAAAGCCGTCAGCATCGATATGTCCCCGGCATACTTGAGTGCTGTTATTGAAAATCTTTCTGGTTCAGCAATTGTCTTTGACAGATTTCATGTTGTTAAATTGTTCAATGAGAAACTGTCGGATTTCAGGCGAAAGCTCTACAACCTTCTTGCCAATACCGGGCAACAAAAACTTCTGAAGGGAGTCCGGTGGCTTTTGTTAAAAAATCCCGAAAACCTCAGTGATGACAAGAAGGAGGCCCAACGGTTAGAAGAAGCATTGAAAATAAATCAGCCGCTATTGGTAGTCTACTACATGAAAGAGGAACTCAGGCAAATATGGAATCAAAAGAAAAAAGAAACAGCTGAAAAGATAGTCAGCAATTGGATCAATCTGGCCAATATTTCCAAAATTCCAATGTTGATGAAATTTGCCAAGACCTTGGCTGTGCACAGGCAAAGAATCCTTTCATACTATGATTACAGGATATCTACAGGTCCTTTAGAAGGGACAAATAACAAGATAAAAACCATGAAACGGAAAGCTTATGGATACAGGGATTCGGAGTTTTTCAGGTTGAAACTTTTGGACCTTCACAATAAAAGGTACGCATTAATCGGATGA
- a CDS encoding GDP-mannose 4,6-dehydratase, with translation MNLKPYPDFEFHFLDLADRPGIKALFDSHEFDCVVNLAAQAGVRYSIENPASYVDSNMVGFGNILEGCRHSSVKHLVYASSSSVYGLNTAMPFSVDHNVDHPVSLYAASKKANELMAHTYSYLYNLPTTGLRFFTVYGPWGRPDMALFLFTRAILADKPIQVFNNGKMQRDFTYIDDIVQGVMRVMKNTPEPDPEWDPQAPGPASSCVPYKLYNIGNNQPVALMDFVHAVEEAIGKKAKVDYLPMQPGDVKATWADVDGLISDIGFKPAMSVRQGVKKFVDWYKEYYGSVVSG, from the coding sequence ATGAACCTAAAACCCTATCCGGATTTTGAGTTTCATTTTCTTGACCTGGCTGACCGGCCGGGAATAAAAGCGTTGTTTGATTCCCATGAATTTGATTGTGTGGTAAATCTGGCTGCCCAGGCAGGCGTAAGGTACAGCATTGAAAATCCTGCCTCTTACGTGGATTCCAACATGGTGGGATTCGGCAATATTCTTGAAGGTTGCCGTCATTCATCGGTCAAACACCTGGTTTATGCCTCCTCAAGTTCAGTGTACGGATTGAACACTGCCATGCCCTTTTCAGTGGACCATAATGTGGACCATCCGGTCTCCCTTTATGCGGCATCAAAAAAGGCCAATGAACTCATGGCCCATACTTACAGCTATCTGTACAATCTGCCCACCACAGGCCTGCGGTTTTTTACCGTATACGGGCCTTGGGGAAGGCCTGACATGGCCCTTTTTCTCTTTACCCGCGCCATTTTGGCAGACAAGCCCATTCAGGTGTTTAACAATGGAAAAATGCAGCGGGATTTTACCTATATTGATGATATTGTCCAGGGGGTGATGCGGGTGATGAAAAATACGCCCGAGCCAGATCCTGAATGGGATCCCCAAGCACCAGGCCCTGCCTCAAGCTGTGTCCCCTATAAGTTGTATAATATCGGAAACAACCAGCCTGTTGCGCTCATGGATTTTGTTCATGCCGTGGAAGAGGCCATTGGTAAAAAAGCCAAGGTTGATTACCTGCCCATGCAGCCCGGAGATGTCAAAGCCACCTGGGCTGATGTTGATGGACTGATTTCAGATATTGGATTTAAACCGGCCATGTCTGTGCGCCAGGGGGTAAAAAAATTTGTAGACTGGTATAAAGAATATTATGGTTCAGTAGTGTCCGGTTAG
- a CDS encoding PAS domain S-box protein, with protein sequence MGIDFPFFKSPQTMISTGFNFIVLNAITSFSVAALLKGLNSNEKRYRLMADNVADVIWTTDMNLNFTYISPSILQVQGYTPQEFMKKSIEQTLLPESFDMAISLYKSKLKQVEAKDKAAWDPVSFEAEQYCKDGTIIWTSIHARIILGPDNTPESILGITRDICEQKKNEKEKINAQIIAGEHKKLALVGQIAGKMAHDFNNVLGIIMGHAELALINTHDPEIRKTLDLIFNQTLRGKNLTKNLITFAKSTEPRQESFLINEKIDFVINLVKNDLDTIEVIKKDLVPLEIIADPGMIEHALVNLFQNSIHALSLSQAPQIIIRAYAVNDNIVFEIQDNGCGIPEEHLDNIYEPSFTLKGSRDEKGAYEPGIKGTGYGMANVKKYVELHKGRISVTSQAGHGTRVRICLPIIRKQLTSKEEQKIRDTTRHYNKQILLVEDEPAIADIQFNVLTHPPCSHAVDVASNGQAAIDLFETNHYDLISLDGSVAKNY encoded by the coding sequence ATGGGAATTGATTTTCCATTTTTTAAATCCCCCCAGACGATGATCTCAACAGGGTTTAATTTCATCGTACTCAATGCCATCACCTCATTTTCCGTGGCGGCTTTGCTAAAGGGTCTGAATTCAAATGAAAAACGATATCGTTTAATGGCGGACAATGTTGCAGATGTGATCTGGACAACGGACATGAATCTCAACTTCACCTATATCAGTCCTTCAATCCTCCAGGTACAAGGATACACCCCCCAGGAATTCATGAAAAAATCCATAGAGCAGACCCTGCTCCCCGAATCTTTTGACATGGCCATAAGCCTGTATAAAAGCAAACTCAAACAAGTTGAGGCAAAAGATAAGGCTGCATGGGATCCGGTTAGTTTTGAAGCTGAACAATACTGCAAGGACGGCACAATTATCTGGACAAGCATTCATGCAAGAATAATCCTGGGTCCTGACAATACCCCGGAAAGCATTCTGGGCATCACCCGGGATATCTGTGAACAAAAAAAGAATGAGAAAGAAAAAATCAATGCCCAGATCATTGCAGGAGAGCACAAAAAACTGGCCTTGGTCGGACAGATTGCAGGAAAAATGGCCCATGATTTTAACAATGTTTTGGGCATTATCATGGGCCATGCGGAACTTGCCCTGATAAACACTCATGATCCTGAGATTAGAAAGACCCTGGACCTGATATTCAACCAGACCCTGAGGGGAAAAAATCTAACCAAAAACTTGATTACATTTGCAAAAAGCACGGAGCCCAGGCAGGAATCCTTTTTGATCAATGAAAAAATCGATTTTGTTATCAACCTTGTAAAAAATGATTTGGACACAATTGAGGTCATCAAAAAGGACCTGGTGCCATTAGAGATCATTGCCGACCCCGGAATGATCGAACATGCCCTTGTCAATCTGTTTCAAAATTCCATACATGCCTTAAGCCTTTCTCAAGCCCCCCAAATTATCATCCGGGCATATGCCGTGAATGACAATATCGTTTTTGAAATCCAGGATAATGGATGCGGCATACCCGAGGAGCACCTTGACAATATCTATGAACCCTCGTTTACCTTAAAAGGCAGCCGGGATGAAAAAGGGGCATACGAACCGGGTATAAAGGGAACAGGATATGGAATGGCCAATGTTAAAAAATATGTTGAACTTCATAAGGGCCGTATTTCAGTTACCTCCCAGGCAGGCCACGGCACCAGAGTCCGTATCTGCCTGCCCATCATCAGAAAACAATTAACCTCAAAAGAAGAACAAAAAATAAGAGACACCACCCGGCATTATAACAAACAGATTCTTTTGGTTGAAGATGAACCTGCCATCGCAGACATTCAATTTAACGTTTTAACCCATCCCCCCTGCTCCCATGCCGTTGATGTCGCGTCCAACGGGCAGGCGGCAATAGATCTGTTTGAAACAAACCATTACGATTTAATCAGTTTAGACGGTTCTGTTGCAAAAAATTATTAA
- a CDS encoding ISL3 family transposase: MSTSFIYHAFGLRDYFYKTTRFIGGIITFELIPKPEAVKCPECNSRSVTRKGIVTRDLRTIPVGSKPVILRTAIQRIWCSFCQFVRQIKLSFAQEGKSYTRAFERYVLELSQFMTIKDIAIHLRISWDTIKQIQKEDLLRRYRNIPLEKVRQIAIDEISIGKGHKYLTIVMDLESGRILHVGEGKGGEALKSFWTKVKISKAKIKAVSIDMSPAYLSAVIENLSGSAIVFDRFHVVKLFNEKLSDFRRKLYNLLANTGQQKLLKGVRWLLLKNPENLSDDKKEAQRLEEALKINQPLLVVYYMKEELRQIWNQKKKETAEKIVSNWINLANISKIPMLMKFAKTLAVHRQRILSYYDYRISTGPLEGTNNKIKTMKRKAYGYRDSEFFRLKLLDLHNKRYALIG; the protein is encoded by the coding sequence ATGTCCACAAGCTTCATATACCATGCCTTTGGCCTTCGTGACTACTTTTATAAAACAACGCGTTTCATCGGTGGAATAATCACTTTTGAACTCATACCAAAACCGGAGGCGGTAAAATGCCCGGAATGTAATTCCAGGTCCGTCACCAGGAAAGGGATTGTGACAAGAGATCTCAGAACAATACCGGTAGGTTCAAAACCCGTGATTCTCAGGACGGCTATCCAGAGAATTTGGTGTTCGTTCTGTCAATTTGTCCGGCAAATCAAACTATCCTTTGCCCAGGAGGGGAAAAGCTATACCCGGGCTTTTGAACGGTATGTCTTGGAGTTGTCTCAGTTCATGACAATCAAAGATATTGCCATCCATTTAAGGATCAGCTGGGATACGATAAAGCAGATCCAGAAAGAAGACCTGCTGAGGCGTTATCGAAATATCCCCCTTGAGAAAGTCCGGCAGATTGCCATAGATGAAATTTCCATAGGGAAAGGGCATAAATACTTGACCATCGTGATGGATCTGGAATCCGGTAGAATTCTGCACGTGGGAGAAGGAAAAGGTGGTGAAGCTTTGAAATCTTTTTGGACAAAAGTGAAAATATCGAAAGCAAAAATCAAAGCCGTCAGCATCGATATGTCCCCGGCATACTTGAGTGCTGTTATTGAAAATCTTTCTGGTTCAGCAATTGTCTTTGACAGATTTCATGTTGTTAAATTGTTCAATGAGAAACTGTCGGATTTCAGGCGAAAGCTCTACAACCTTCTTGCCAATACCGGGCAACAAAAACTTCTGAAGGGAGTCCGGTGGCTTTTGTTAAAAAATCCCGAAAACCTCAGTGATGACAAGAAGGAGGCCCAACGGTTAGAAGAAGCATTGAAAATAAATCAGCCGCTATTGGTAGTCTACTACATGAAAGAGGAACTCAGGCAAATATGGAATCAAAAGAAAAAAGAAACAGCTGAAAAGATAGTCAGCAATTGGATCAATCTGGCCAATATTTCCAAAATTCCAATGTTGATGAAATTTGCCAAGACCTTGGCTGTGCACAGGCAAAGAATCCTTTCATACTATGATTACAGGATATCTACAGGTCCTTTAGAAGGGACAAATAACAAGATAAAAACCATGAAACGGAAAGCTTATGGATACAGGGATTCGGAGTTTTTCAGGTTGAAACTTTTGGACCTTCACAATAAAAGGTACGCATTAATCGGATGA
- a CDS encoding sensor histidine kinase: MVSLAIFASFIADISKSQISKRALDIGHCLAQMPVVQQVLTQGTDPEKRLQELAEQVRLKTGAQFVVIADKNSFRYSHPDPEKIGQRFVGSDEVDALTLGKAYVSEATGTLGLSLRSLVPVFNFQGKVIGFVSVGYLQTQVVGTIQGYQREPATLVFMLFVVVLLGASGIARYVKKQTLGLEPRQISSLYLDRQAIFESIQNGIIAVGGKGEIRLINQAAIDFCRFENQESLIGKSIDEVFVHSDFLSLLKGRKRIVPHEFTVDGKPVLFTAFPIEYSEKVQGLVASFSPLEDFYRLRKKLRHTLEFSEMLRVQAHEYSNKLHTLAGLLQMKSYQEAIELVTRESSGLQNLIGMLARAVPHPALAAIIMGKYNRALEMKVTFDFNPDSTMEKIPDDYDFDKLVTILGNLLDNALEAALKSPARSNGQSPCIRLFMTDYGHDLIFEIEDSGPGICLDCQDRIFSKGYSTKQSIKGLDNIHGVGLFLVDQYVTDLNGQVIVSTGELGGALFTLSLPKQVKES, encoded by the coding sequence ATGGTTAGCCTGGCTATTTTTGCCTCGTTTATCGCAGATATTTCCAAAAGTCAGATCAGCAAACGCGCCCTGGATATCGGTCATTGCCTGGCACAGATGCCTGTGGTCCAACAGGTGCTGACTCAGGGGACGGATCCTGAAAAAAGACTTCAGGAATTGGCCGAACAGGTGAGGCTGAAAACCGGGGCCCAGTTTGTTGTTATTGCCGATAAAAACAGTTTTCGGTATTCCCATCCCGACCCTGAAAAAATTGGTCAAAGGTTTGTCGGTTCGGATGAAGTCGATGCCCTGACTCTGGGCAAAGCCTATGTTTCAGAGGCCACCGGCACATTGGGACTATCCCTTCGCAGTCTTGTTCCTGTCTTTAATTTCCAGGGCAAGGTGATTGGATTTGTATCTGTGGGATATCTTCAAACCCAGGTTGTCGGGACCATTCAAGGTTACCAAAGAGAGCCTGCCACCCTGGTTTTTATGCTCTTTGTAGTGGTGCTTTTAGGGGCCAGCGGCATTGCCAGGTATGTGAAAAAGCAGACCCTTGGCCTTGAGCCCAGGCAAATTTCTTCTTTGTATCTGGATCGTCAGGCCATCTTTGAATCCATCCAGAACGGCATCATTGCCGTGGGGGGAAAGGGGGAAATTCGGCTGATCAACCAGGCGGCAATTGATTTTTGCAGGTTTGAAAACCAGGAGAGTCTGATTGGTAAATCCATAGATGAAGTTTTTGTCCACAGTGATTTTTTAAGCCTTTTAAAGGGCCGAAAAAGAATTGTCCCCCATGAGTTTACAGTGGATGGGAAGCCTGTGTTGTTCACGGCTTTTCCCATTGAGTATTCAGAAAAGGTTCAGGGACTTGTGGCAAGTTTCAGCCCCTTGGAAGATTTTTACAGGCTCAGGAAAAAATTGCGCCACACCCTTGAGTTTTCAGAAATGCTCAGGGTCCAGGCCCATGAATATTCAAACAAGCTGCATACCCTGGCAGGGCTGTTACAGATGAAATCTTACCAGGAGGCCATTGAACTTGTGACCCGGGAGTCCTCAGGGCTCCAGAATTTGATTGGGATGCTGGCCCGTGCCGTGCCCCATCCTGCCCTTGCCGCCATTATCATGGGCAAGTATAACCGGGCCCTGGAAATGAAGGTGACCTTTGATTTTAATCCAGATTCCACCATGGAAAAGATTCCGGATGATTATGATTTTGACAAGCTTGTGACCATTTTAGGCAACCTTTTGGACAACGCTCTGGAAGCGGCCCTTAAATCGCCCGCCAGATCAAATGGCCAGTCTCCTTGCATCAGGCTTTTTATGACAGACTACGGCCATGATTTGATTTTTGAAATAGAAGATTCAGGACCGGGTATTTGCCTGGACTGTCAGGACCGGATTTTTTCCAAGGGGTATTCCACCAAACAATCGATCAAGGGGCTGGACAATATCCACGGGGTCGGTCTTTTTTTGGTGGATCAATATGTAACGGACCTGAACGGTCAGGTCATTGTTTCTACAGGGGAACTGGGCGGTGCCCTGTTTACCTTAAGTCTTCCCAAACAGGTAAAGGAGTCTTGA
- the mfd gene encoding transcription-repair coupling factor, with protein sequence MIDSIIQPLVKSRRSIVTMPGDGSHKAWLTARMFSSFDRSMTVVLPDQKQALGFLDDLAFFMPQDLDRVIYFPGYNILPFKSLSYHRETSTSRLAALSKIMEAGKEKFILITYVDTLLQNLLPRQKLQDCCELIMVNEELDRDALVDNLEAGGYTRATLVEDPGEYAVRGGILDVFSPGEEKPVRVEFFGDLVESIRYFSPYSQRGTKELSETIIVPATEAVISKESLPHVLARLRQAGSLAGLEADLVRDYVTQTRESGRFPGIESMLSIVYERLDTLFDYLPDNGVFLMDDPEMLSSKAMDFEAHARHNFDTVTSEKRLCVAPESIYLPWARVQEKVLSYQSISFKQILLETDRSKSQVLHFSYSDNRALSDQIKHQAKQDSPITPLVSWVEDRCGQQKNVLCVVSQDSQAKRLVSLLAPYGITPVECKNFSTLPSNKAGVYYTLGNLSSGFVPEFEPFCLVTENEIFGKKRIRRRQTSHRNLKTEFIAPEELKNGDIVVHIEHGVGQYQGLHSLTLSGISQDFILIVYQDEDKLYLPVDRMEMIGKYVGVDGYTPVLDKIGSKSWIKSKAKAKAEVEKMAADLLDLYAKRRVNKGFSFSRPDNYYNDFEASFPYEETRDQLRAIDDVHLDMEADTPMDRLVCGDVGYGKTEVAVRATFKAVNDGKQAALVVPTTILAEQHLKTFKERFKSYPFEIECLSRFRSKNEQAKILKRVSSGHVDIVIGTHRLLQKDVDFKSLGLLVIDEEQRFGVRHKETLKKKRSAVDVLALTATPIPRTLHMSLTGMRDISVITTAPAARQPIISYISKHEDAIVKDAVQRELDRKGQIFFVHNNIKTIFKTADNIKKILPHARVGVAHGRLSEAELENVMIQFVNKDIDVLVCTTIIESGLDIPSANTMIINKAERFGLSQIYQLRGRIGRGDHQAYAYLFISDESKLTKDAKKRLSALMEHKDLGSGFQIAMKDLQIRGAGTALGASQSGHIAAVGYDMFLRLLDHAVKDLKGEDRADPLDPEINASMSSGFPDDYIESVEQRLTLYRRLSRLTRVSDISEMKRELVDRYGKLPKPAENMLLKIMLRVYAIKAGVKRLDVSANVLTLEFSPEHMSRPLARMESCLARVCTYEYVKKTSIRIQLGTKRNHISRALLETKQILKALA encoded by the coding sequence ATGATTGATTCCATTATTCAGCCCCTAGTGAAAAGCCGCCGCAGTATTGTGACCATGCCCGGAGACGGATCCCATAAAGCATGGCTTACCGCCCGGATGTTTTCTTCATTTGACCGTTCCATGACCGTGGTTCTGCCCGATCAGAAACAGGCCCTTGGCTTTTTGGATGATCTGGCTTTTTTTATGCCCCAAGACCTGGACCGTGTCATCTATTTTCCCGGATACAATATTTTGCCGTTTAAATCCCTGTCCTATCACAGGGAAACCTCTACCTCCAGGCTTGCGGCACTGTCTAAGATCATGGAGGCAGGCAAAGAAAAATTTATTCTGATCACCTATGTGGATACCCTGCTTCAAAATCTTTTGCCAAGGCAGAAGCTTCAGGATTGTTGTGAACTTATTATGGTCAATGAAGAGCTGGACCGGGACGCTTTGGTGGACAATCTTGAAGCCGGAGGTTATACACGGGCCACCCTGGTGGAAGATCCGGGGGAATATGCCGTCCGGGGCGGAATTTTAGATGTCTTTTCTCCAGGGGAAGAAAAACCGGTGCGGGTTGAATTCTTTGGCGACCTTGTCGAGTCCATACGGTATTTTTCCCCCTATTCCCAGCGGGGAACCAAAGAATTGTCTGAGACTATCATTGTTCCGGCCACCGAGGCAGTCATTTCCAAAGAGAGCCTTCCCCACGTTCTGGCCCGGCTTCGCCAGGCCGGCTCCCTGGCAGGACTGGAAGCGGACCTGGTCAGGGATTATGTGACACAAACACGGGAATCCGGAAGGTTTCCCGGTATAGAGAGCATGCTTTCCATTGTCTATGAACGTCTGGACACCTTGTTTGATTATCTGCCGGACAATGGCGTATTTCTTATGGATGATCCTGAAATGCTATCCAGCAAGGCCATGGATTTTGAAGCCCATGCCCGCCATAATTTTGATACAGTGACGAGTGAAAAAAGACTTTGCGTTGCACCTGAATCCATTTATCTGCCCTGGGCACGGGTCCAAGAAAAGGTGTTGTCCTATCAATCCATATCGTTTAAGCAAATTTTGCTTGAAACAGACCGATCTAAGTCCCAAGTGCTTCATTTTTCCTATTCAGACAACCGGGCATTGAGCGACCAGATTAAACACCAGGCAAAACAGGATTCTCCGATCACTCCGCTGGTCTCCTGGGTTGAGGACAGGTGTGGCCAACAAAAAAATGTACTCTGCGTGGTCAGCCAGGACTCCCAGGCAAAACGGCTTGTTTCCCTGCTTGCCCCCTATGGGATCACCCCGGTGGAATGTAAAAATTTTTCAACGCTGCCATCAAATAAAGCAGGAGTTTATTATACCCTGGGCAATTTAAGTTCAGGGTTTGTGCCTGAATTTGAGCCCTTTTGCCTGGTGACGGAAAATGAGATCTTCGGCAAAAAAAGGATCCGGCGCAGACAGACCTCCCACCGGAATCTTAAAACCGAATTTATTGCCCCTGAAGAGTTAAAAAACGGGGATATTGTGGTCCATATTGAGCATGGGGTGGGGCAGTATCAGGGGCTGCACAGTTTAACCCTGTCCGGGATCTCCCAGGATTTTATCCTCATTGTATACCAGGACGAAGACAAGCTGTACCTGCCCGTAGACCGAATGGAAATGATCGGCAAGTATGTGGGCGTGGACGGGTATACTCCGGTTTTGGACAAGATCGGGTCCAAATCCTGGATTAAATCCAAGGCCAAAGCCAAGGCCGAGGTGGAGAAAATGGCGGCGGACCTTTTAGATCTTTATGCCAAACGACGGGTGAACAAGGGATTTTCCTTTAGCCGGCCGGATAATTATTACAATGATTTTGAAGCCTCTTTTCCCTATGAAGAGACAAGGGACCAGCTTCGTGCCATTGATGATGTCCACCTTGACATGGAGGCGGACACCCCCATGGACCGGCTGGTCTGCGGAGACGTGGGATATGGAAAAACAGAGGTTGCCGTGCGGGCGACCTTTAAGGCGGTCAATGACGGCAAACAGGCGGCGCTGGTGGTTCCGACCACCATCCTGGCAGAACAGCATCTTAAGACCTTTAAAGAGCGGTTTAAATCCTATCCTTTTGAAATTGAATGCCTGTCCCGGTTTAGAAGTAAAAATGAGCAGGCTAAAATTTTAAAAAGGGTCTCTTCAGGCCATGTGGATATTGTTATTGGTACCCATAGGCTGCTTCAAAAGGATGTGGATTTTAAATCCCTGGGCCTGTTGGTCATTGATGAAGAACAGCGGTTCGGTGTGCGCCACAAGGAGACCCTCAAGAAAAAAAGATCTGCCGTGGATGTGCTGGCTTTAACGGCCACCCCCATTCCCAGAACCCTGCACATGTCTTTGACCGGAATGAGGGATATTTCTGTGATCACCACCGCGCCGGCCGCACGCCAGCCCATTATTTCTTATATTTCAAAGCATGAAGACGCCATTGTAAAAGATGCTGTGCAAAGGGAGCTTGACCGCAAAGGCCAGATTTTCTTTGTTCACAACAATATTAAAACCATTTTTAAAACCGCGGATAATATCAAAAAAATTCTGCCCCATGCACGGGTGGGCGTGGCACATGGCCGGTTGTCTGAAGCCGAACTGGAAAATGTGATGATCCAGTTTGTGAACAAGGACATTGACGTTCTGGTCTGTACGACGATTATTGAATCCGGTCTGGATATTCCCTCTGCCAATACCATGATTATCAATAAGGCCGAACGGTTCGGCCTTTCCCAGATATACCAGCTTCGGGGCAGGATCGGCAGGGGAGACCACCAGGCCTATGCCTATTTGTTTATTTCAGATGAATCCAAATTGACCAAGGATGCCAAAAAGCGCCTGTCTGCCCTTATGGAGCACAAGGACCTGGGCTCAGGGTTTCAAATTGCCATGAAAGATCTTCAGATCAGAGGGGCAGGCACGGCCCTTGGGGCGTCTCAGTCCGGCCATATTGCAGCCGTGGGCTATGATATGTTTCTCCGGCTTTTAGACCATGCGGTCAAGGATCTTAAAGGAGAAGACCGTGCGGACCCTCTGGACCCTGAGATCAATGCCAGCATGTCTTCAGGATTTCCCGATGATTATATTGAATCGGTGGAGCAGCGGCTGACCCTCTACAGGCGGCTTTCCCGGCTGACACGGGTGAGCGACATATCAGAGATGAAAAGAGAATTGGTGGATCGGTATGGAAAACTGCCGAAACCTGCAGAGAATATGCTGCTCAAGATCATGCTCAGGGTTTATGCCATAAAGGCCGGGGTCAAGCGGTTGGATGTCTCTGCCAACGTTCTTACCCTTGAATTTTCACCTGAGCATATGTCAAGGCCTTTGGCCCGAATGGAGTCTTGCCTGGCCCGGGTATGCACCTATGAATATGTCAAGAAAACAAGTATCCGGATTCAATTGGGCACAAAGCGCAATCATATTTCAAGGGCCTTGCTGGAAACCAAGCAAATTCTCAAAGCCCTTGCCTGA
- a CDS encoding hydrogenase-4 component G gives MVSFGTSSSITSSTNYHLLQPRTGKMNSKNKISVSSQLIEFTDKGKTNTHRNIGDQNAIFHFNRLSPEQKASLTYQDMPISDLSTDQAKALLREDGYFGVDKTSQRIIDFVITGAGDDLDRLKAGRKGVLQGFKAAEKAWGGKLPDISYETLAKSLETIDEKIQKLGGSILDLSA, from the coding sequence ATGGTTTCTTTTGGGACAAGTTCATCGATTACATCCAGTACTAACTATCATTTATTGCAACCCAGAACCGGGAAAATGAATTCAAAAAATAAAATTTCAGTCAGTTCTCAACTCATTGAATTCACAGACAAAGGTAAGACAAATACGCACCGAAATATTGGTGACCAGAATGCGATTTTCCACTTTAACCGGTTAAGCCCTGAGCAAAAGGCCTCATTGACTTACCAGGATATGCCCATCTCAGATCTATCAACAGACCAGGCCAAAGCACTTCTCCGTGAAGATGGCTATTTTGGGGTGGACAAGACATCCCAGCGGATTATCGACTTTGTTATCACAGGAGCCGGTGATGATCTGGATCGATTAAAGGCAGGTCGAAAAGGTGTTCTCCAAGGGTTTAAGGCCGCAGAAAAAGCATGGGGCGGAAAACTGCCTGACATTTCATACGAGACCCTGGCAAAAAGCCTTGAGACCATTGATGAAAAAATCCAAAAGCTTGGCGGATCAATTCTTGACCTATCTGCTTAA